From the genome of Halobacteriovorax marinus SJ:
AATTTATCACTAAAGAAGTTGAAAAAATTGTTAAGAATACAGAGTTTGAATATCCTTTAAATATCGCCATGGCCACGGCTTGGATTTTAGGTAACTTCAAAGGTATCAATCTTAAAGTCTTAGATGTGAAAGAAAGTAGCTCACTAACAGACTTCTTTGTTCTCGGATCAGCAACAAACCCTACAATGGCCCAATCAATGGCCGATGAAATAACAAAGCAACTTAAAGTTCATGGTTATGAAGTTATCTCGAGAGAAGGCTCTAGAAAGGGAGACGATTGGATT
Proteins encoded in this window:
- the rsfS gene encoding ribosome silencing factor; the protein is MSAEFITKEVEKIVKNTEFEYPLNIAMATAWILGNFKGINLKVLDVKESSSLTDFFVLGSATNPTMAQSMADEITKQLKVHGYEVISREGSRKGDDWILLDFGDIIVHVFLDVSRSVYDLDNLWENAKEVEIPNSYYFSSDDEEKSEDATGKSYF